The sequence GTCGATCGTGTGTACGAGAACGCTCGCGACAAAAGACGATCTCGCcgtatttatttatagtaataaatatcatttctctaatattaaccattttattttcattaccaATATTATACCATGAAATTACTAAATCAATTCTAAACTGTAAATTTACGCATTATGACTTGAGCTTCGCTCTTATCGGCCGTCCCGCGATGCCCGCGTTTTTTTCATCTTTGTTACGGTTACAATGtctgttatcaattatcgtttcTTACAAACTCGGATTGTTATAAATCAGAGCTGTGCAAGATTTCCACTTTTCAGCCTATTTTCAGCTTGCTCCGCCAACCGCTATTccccttgccgcgacgttcagCGCGCAGCGTACGAAGCATTCAAGGCTCAAgagcgtatcactcgtaaacATATGCTGGCAACCACTTAAAAAAAAACGCATCGACAATAGTACCTCGTGGGTGAGGTGGGAAGCTATTGCCAGCGTACGTTTATGAGTGATACGCTCCTGAACCTCGAACGGATCGTAGGTTGCGTGCTGAACGTCGCGGCAAAGGGAATAGCGGTACGCGGAGCCAGCTGAAAATCAGCTGAAAAGTGCAAATCCTACCGAGCTCTGTTATAAATAATCCGACGTATATCGTGTTTCGACTGAATTGTCAcgtgaaaaatttcaacagtACAGCCCTAATCCATTGAAACATTGGCAATTTTACGCTGCTCCGGCTCTCACTCCATCCTTCTCCTTTAAAAAAGTGGTCCgaaaaatgagtgagaggtctgtgaaagcgagaagccgatgttttgtttGGGTGAAGGCAATTAGTAGAAGAACGATGGAATATGCTTTCTCATTCTAGTATTAGCTATTCTGATGTGTTTCGAGCctctcatgctatccttctcttttacgACCGTGTTTTACTACAAAGGCGAGCCGCGGCGACAGAGTCTTGCCGCCCAGTCATAGAATTTCGAGTCTCCTCTACTGTCATTGCAACATTTAGATTCCGAACACAGTCGCAATCTCGGAGGAATTACTATACTGCGAGTAAcaacaatatacaaaatatacaaaactcCTTGTCGATGCACCAGTGAAAAAGAGTTTcacaattaaattttctttatttcttcaagagtggcatttaaaacatcttttcgtatattatatatccatttatgtatatcaataatttagggaacattttgaatatttgtaattacatGTCCTGTGTATTCCTagcaataattatataacattcgTACACAGATGTGCACTAATATTTCGTCAAAAGAAATAAGAGGGAGTATAACACTCAATTAGTAAATTGGAGCATGTTTCGATCATGTGCTTCTACATGTCTTCGGAaacgcatagtgcgagaatgagagggcatgctatattctatccttcttCAAAAAGTAACATCGCTGTTCGGCCGATCGCTTTATGATTtaccgctacctcggatctctcactcgtttctcgcgttctctatcgccccgtttcgagaacaaagtcaagccgaatagcatacctgcttcgaaataagcaactgttctgtcccgagccacttgcttatttcgaggcaatcctgtatgacTCGAATGTGTCGGATTACCCGTCGCGATCAAGCTATCAGCTGCGATCAAGGTACTCGAACATTTGAACGGTTcggtttctttctctctttctctctctctctctctctctctctctctcatgcaCACTCGCTTCATTCGTTGAACTTCACACTAccttccgtaataagcaactgttttTATTTGGTACctgcatgtgtgtgtgtgtgttatttCTACTTAGGCGTCGTTTGAAGAAGGCAGCGTACCTCGCGGTAGGTCAGAGCACCTGTACCGTAGACGATGCAGGTACCAGCTCTTCCGAAATGCTCCGACACTCGCCTGTTGCGACTGATTATTCTGCGATTGAAGAACCTTCCACTTCTTATGAGCTGCTGCCACACTCGCCTCTTGCTGACGATTTTTCTGTGATTGAAGAACCTTCCACCAGTTATGAGATGCTTCCATATTCGCCTGCTGCGAATGAATTTTCGACCGTGGAAGCGtatgaagaaaacgtggaagatATTGAAGCGTAcgaagaaaacgtggaagatATTGAAGCGTACGAAGAAAACGTGAAAGATATTGAATCAGATTTAGAAGATTACGCATTAATAGAAACAGCAGAACCACCGCAGTTAGAAGAAAAATCAGTTTCTAGCGGGATAGATTTCGTCGATTTTCAACATGTTTCAAGCAAATAATACAGCTTGGAAAACATTCAAGTATCGGCTGTGGCGTGGAACACTTCcaaataattggatgtcaacaaaACGGACTTGAAAAAAAGTACAAAGTAAAATGCCAAATGTGTAATCACGTTGAGTGCGTATCGTGCCTTCAGAACAGTGATAACACGATGGACATCAACCGCAGCGCTGTTTCCGGTACAATGATGACAGGCGGCGGATACAATCAACTAGAAGAAATACTTTCTGGCATGAACGTGTCCTGCATGAGCAAGAGAATTTACGAAAAATGCCAAGATGAAATAATCGATGCGTTCGAACTGGCTGCGCAACGAGAAATAGAAGACgcagggaaattagaaaaagagctAGCTATAGCAAGAGGCGATATGCTTCCAGGCTGTAATATACCATGcattccagttgtcgcagatggcagctggatgaagagatcatACCGTGGAGGTGATTACAACTCTCTGTCTGGtgtaggagccatcgtgggataccACACCAAATAGGTGCTCTAcatcaatgtaaaaaataaattttgtataatttgccaaaccgctgccaagaagaaggaagaggcaCGGCAGCATCGTTGCTTTAAAAATTGGGGTCGTAACCAGAATTCAACTGgtatggaaagtgctgctatTGTAGACGGATTTAAATGCAGCATAGAAATGCACGGCCTGATATATTCAATATTAGTTGCCGATGGAGATAGCAGTGTGTACAAAAAGatattggacaatgatccataCAAGGAATATATGGTGCATGTACGAAAAATTGAATGTaccaatcacctgctacgcaactttagtagaaaaataaatgagatcgCCACAAAAGGCCGCTTCAAGGAATtacgagctattgtaaaagagAATGCCCTTCGCCTGCGCACTGGTGTGAAAAAAGCTGCAGAATACCGATTCAAAGAGAAAGTAACactcaaataaaaaattcaagtaactgatcaaataaaaaatttaaaaacagacatgaaaaatgtagcgagccatgttttcggtgaacatcAGGAGTGTCAACGACTAGCATACTTCTGCAACAAATACTCTGACCCGAACAGAGTGAACTATGTTCCACAATTGAAAGAATGCGGTATttatcaaagcattgaagaagcgaTGCAACCGCTCTTTCCTCAAGCTGAAAGCTTGTTATAtggattaaataataatgcagtGGAGAGTTTCAATAACATAATTGCGAAATTCATCGGTGGCGAAAGAATAAACTTTGGACGCAAGGGCTCGTATCAGGGTAGAGTCTCTGCTGCTGTTCTTCATTTCAATTCAAGAGAGTCGTTCAGCCGATTGAGTACTGCTATGAACAAGGAACCGACAGCCATCGTACAAAATACGGAACAACGACGTAAACATGCATTGCAAATGGCAGCGAAATATAAGCAAAATGCCAAAGCATGTTCTTCTCGATACGAAAAGCAATCGTGCGACAAAGATTACGGCCCCACGGCAGAaaaaccagatatggaagaAGCAGTATTCTCTTCTGAGTGTGAGAGGCACATGCTTACACTCCTTCAGTGGCAAACGATGAGACATAAAATTGAAGCAGAAACTCGCGATCAGGCCAAGAGCGAAAAATGGATAGCCTaccgtaaaaaattattaactgcatcgcatttcggcaaggtatgccgattgagaaagaatacaccaagaggaaatacgataaagagtataatgtatccgcaaattcaatatttgcgttcccttgaatacggaagagagaacgaggcaaatgccttgagacaattggaaacggaaatgggaatccatattctaccgtgtggtttattcatcgatgccgttgtgccttATTTAGGTGCAACTCCTGACAGCCTCGTGGACGGTGATACTATCGTCGAAGTGAAATGCcctgaatcggcgaaggatttatcgcctgctgaagcaatagagcaacttcctgcaatacggcgtattttccggggtgatgaaatgaataaaattcatcattactattatcaagtgcaaggacagttacacataacgaatagacaatgtggtctattctgtttatggacaaagaaaggaataaaaattacaaaagtacaaAGAGACGACAGATTCTGGGCAACAGAAATGGAGCAAAAACTGAAAAGGTTTTATGAAGACTCCATGTTGCCAGAAATTATAGACAGCAGATTTAATCGGCAGCAACCTATTAGAGAGCCTGCATACATAAAACAGAGCAACAATACATGTACCAGTACACAAGAAAGTACATGTGACGATGTACATAAAAATCAGaattgcaccgacgagtgcacacAGTTCATATGATGAAGTGTATAATAAACGATTGCAATATAAAGTCGCAATGCACCTGCGGGTGCACACAgctcatatgatgagctgttcTATAGTCTATTGCGACTGCACCGTCGAGTACCCACAgctcatatgatgagctgttcTACAGTCTATTGAGACTACACTCGGCGGTGCACACACACACATGATGAGGTGTATAATAATAtctttgacgggggtggtggtggatctcttcacactctcctattaatttttactttcagctacTTTTCCTTACTTTGCAAGGGAAGAGAACAATTTATAATCTGGGAGGAAACGGGAACACACGtgtataaaaaggtaagtacaatgcctctatttttattacctatacgtgaattcatttataatcattatcatgttgtatttatttatttaggaggTCCGCAATAAATGCACAAAAGTACAAATGTGGAGAGTCAAGAGGATTGTCTTTgaagggggtggtggtgggtctcttcacactctcctattaatttttactttcagctacTTTTCCTTACTTTGCAAGGGAAGAGAACAATTCTTTCATATCAAATGGAAATGATATGTATGACAGCGTAAGTATGACACATACTTTTAGGCACAAAAGTACAAATGTGGAGAATGAAGAGGACCAtctttgacgggggtggtggtgggtctcttcacactctcctattaatttttactttcctaATAGTGGATTCATCAGGAAATGTAAGTAAATGTCAGAAAATGTAACAGATTTTACATTCAAATagtataaaatcaaaaagaaattgttatatttctttttacagatcaaaccagggTGTACAGCATGATAGTACAAGCGATCCGGAATCGTCTCAACCaaattgtatacataatgtttgttcaataattGTTTTCAGTTATCCTACAAGTGTATAGAGTTCATgttctattgtattatttttttaataaaaaaggcttccctttttgtttaaataattcgcTATTTATTTACTAATCTAGCCATAacctaaccgtttagtatttttatataaaaaaagatgtaacctaagaaactttatttttctgggatttcccaTCATTTATTTATCCAACGTAACATATTGTAATATAAGCATATttggattaattaaaagtataataaatttgcactatcaaccaaactttgcgtttaaattttgtcaagtacaatgcgacagctgactatttcttttacattcagaatagaatacaGAATTAGAAAAAAGCGCCCTCTCATTTTCATCGGCCTGCCCTACAtctatgggtattaccatttcggtgcagaaaaatctgctgtaataccgaccg comes from Osmia lignaria lignaria isolate PbOS001 chromosome 8, iyOsmLign1, whole genome shotgun sequence and encodes:
- the LOC143305570 gene encoding uncharacterized protein LOC143305570, which codes for MKNVASHVFGEHQECQRLAYFCNKYSDPNRVNYVPQLKECGIYQSIEEAMQPLFPQAESLLYGLNNNAVESFNNIIAKFIGGERINFGRKGSYQGRVSAAVLHFNSRESFSRLSTAMNKEPTAIVQNTEQRRKHALQMAAKYKQNAKACSSRYEKQSCDKDYGPTAEKPDMEEAVFSSECERHMLTLLQWQTMRHKIEAETRDQAKSEKWIAYRKKLLTASHFGKVCRLRKNTPRGNTIKSIMYPQIQYLRSLEYGRENEANALRQLETEMGIHILPCGLFIDAVVPYLGATPDSLVDGDTIVEVKCPESAKDLSPAEAIEQLPAIRRIFRGDEMNKIHHYYYQVQGQLHITNRQCGLFCLWTKKGIKITKVQRDDRFWATEMEQKLKRFYEDSMLPEIIDSRFNRQQPIREPAYIKQSNNTCTSTQESTCDDVHKNQNCTDECTQFI